A region of the Pseudorca crassidens isolate mPseCra1 chromosome 9, mPseCra1.hap1, whole genome shotgun sequence genome:
CTGCTCCTCTCCGGCCCCAGGGGCCACCCTGTGGAGGCCTGTCCTCAGCAGCTCCCCCACGGCCCACTGAGGGGCTGGGGCTGACCAGGACCCGTGGGGCAATCTGGGGGCACAGGGGTGGGGGCCCCAGGGTCACCGCTCCGGTCTGGCTCAGGGCAGCTCTCTCCGGGGACCTCCACCTCCCCCGGGAGCTGTGTCGGCCCAGACCCGGGCCCTGGCCTCCCTCGCTGCCCTGCCATCCGGGGAGACTTACAGCGAGAGGGGCTGCTGGGTCACGGGGGTCCCGGAGGGTCCCAGAGGGTCCCGGAGCTGGAGCCCGAGCCAGAGCGGCTGCCCTGCGTCAAGGGAGAGGGGGCAGTGAGTGCGGCTCccgggcggggtggggcggggccctGGCTGGCTGCGGGGGCAGGGGGCCTGCTCACCTGGCGCGTCTTGGCCGACGTCTCGATGTAGGGGATGCCGTAGCTGCGGGCGAGGTCCTGGGCCTGCCGAGACTCCACGGTGCGCGCGGCCAGGTCACACTTGTTCCCCACCAGCACCATGGGCACGTCATCCGAGTCCTTCACCCGTTTGATCTGCTCCCTGCAAGGGGGAAGGCGTGAGCTGGCGGGCAGGCTGCCCGCGGCCCCTGAGGGAGGACAGGAGGCCCCTGAGGGCTCGCGGGCAGCTCACCTGTACTGGTGGATGTCCTCGAAGGACTTGGCGTTGTTGATGGCAAACACACAAAGGAAGCCCTCCCCGGTGCGCATGTACTGGTCCCGCATGGCGCTGTACTCCTCCTGGCCCGCCGTGTCCAGGATGTCCAACAGGCACGTCTCCCCATCGATGACCACTTGCTTCCGGTAGGAGTCCTGGGGAGGACACTGCTTAGAGACAGCAGGCCCTCCGGGGACGGGACCCTCCCTCGCTCCTCTCGTGCCCCCCAGGACCTACGACGAAGAGACCCCTTCCTGCAGAGCGGGTAGAAGACGAGCCCGCGCCAGGAGCCAGGCTGTGGACAGGGGCCGGGCCAGCTCACCTCTATGGTGGGGTCGTACTCATCCACAAAGTGGTTCTGAATGAGCTGGATGGTCAGGGCGCTCTTCCCCACGCCTCCAGCGCCCACCACCACGAGCTTATACTCCGTCATTGCTCCTCAAAGGACCACAGCACAAGGCACTGCAGTGGTCGCCTGTCCCACCTGCCGAGGAAGCGGCACTCAGCACGGCCAGACCACGCAGGGCAGTCCCGCTGAGCTGCCTGGCCCAGCCTGCCTAGGCCCAGCCTGCCCTCTGGGCCTGGACATCCAGGTAACAGGGGCGGCAGCCAGAATGGTGGCCCAGCCGCTCACCTGTGGCACCTCCAGCCCAGAGGTGGGAGGGGGGTCCTGCCTCCAGCTGCATTTAATGACTGTGCGAGAGAAG
Encoded here:
- the HRAS gene encoding GTPase HRas isoform X1; translation: MTEYKLVVVGAGGVGKSALTIQLIQNHFVDEYDPTIEDSYRKQVVIDGETCLLDILDTAGQEEYSAMRDQYMRTGEGFLCVFAINNAKSFEDIHQYREQIKRVKDSDDVPMVLVGNKCDLAARTVESRQAQDLARSYGIPYIETSAKTRQGVEDAFYTLVREIRQHKVRKLSPPDEGGPGCLSCRCLLS
- the HRAS gene encoding GTPase HRas isoform X2, which encodes MTEYKLVVVGAGGVGKSALTIQLIQNHFVDEYDPTIEDSYRKQVVIDGETCLLDILDTAGQEEYSAMRDQYMRTGEGFLCVFAINNAKSFEDIHQYREQIKRVKDSDDVPMVLVGNKCDLAARTVESRQAQDLARSYGIPYIETSAKTRQGSRSGSGSSSGTLWDPPGPP